The proteins below are encoded in one region of Pseudomonas entomophila L48:
- the dgcB gene encoding dimethylglycine demethylation protein DgcB, translating into MLNTLLPILLFAALGLAVLGALRRVRMWRRGRPSKVDLIGGLLAMPRRYLVDLHHVVERDKYMSKTHVATAGGFVLSALLAILVHGFGLHSKILGYALLVATVIMFTGAIFVFKRRLNPPSRLSKGPWMRLPKSLLMFAASFFIATLPVAGILPEGTGGWVLVVVLGIGVLWGVSELFFGMTWGGPMKHAFAGALHLAWHRRAERFGGGRSTGLKPLDLEDPNAPLGVEKPVDFTWNQLLGFDACVQCGKCEAMCPAFAAGQPLNPKKLIQDMVIGLAGGTDAQFAGSPYPGKPVGEHGGHPHQPIVNGLVDAETLWSCTTCRACVEECPMMIEHVDAIVDMRRHLTLEKGATPNKGAEVLDNLIATDNPGGFAPGGRMNWAADLNLKLLSDVKRTDVLFWVGDGAFDMRNQRTLRAFVKVLKASGVDFAVLGLEERDSGDVARRLGDEATFQQLAKRNIQTLAKYPFQRIVTCDPHSFHVLKNEYGALGGEYQVQHHSTYIAELIAANKLNLGQHKGGSVTYHDPCYLGRYNGEYEAPRDVLRALGIEVREMQRSGFRSRCCGGGGGAPITDIPGKQRIPDMRMDDIRETQAELVAVGCPQCTAMLEGVVEPRPQIKDIAELVADVLIEEDAPATAKSQAVKREPAEVH; encoded by the coding sequence ATGTTGAACACCCTTCTACCCATCCTGCTGTTCGCTGCCCTTGGCCTGGCGGTGCTCGGCGCCCTGCGCCGGGTGCGCATGTGGCGGCGCGGGCGGCCGAGCAAGGTCGACCTGATCGGCGGCCTGCTGGCCATGCCGCGGCGCTACCTGGTGGACCTGCACCATGTGGTCGAGCGCGACAAGTACATGTCCAAGACTCACGTGGCCACGGCCGGTGGCTTTGTGCTCTCTGCTTTGCTGGCGATCCTGGTGCATGGCTTCGGCTTGCACAGCAAGATCCTTGGCTACGCCTTGCTGGTGGCCACGGTGATCATGTTCACCGGTGCGATCTTTGTCTTCAAACGCCGCCTTAACCCGCCGTCGCGGCTGTCAAAGGGCCCGTGGATGCGCCTGCCCAAGAGCCTGCTGATGTTCGCGGCGAGCTTCTTCATCGCCACGCTGCCGGTGGCCGGTATCCTGCCGGAAGGTACGGGGGGCTGGGTACTCGTCGTTGTGCTGGGCATTGGCGTGCTCTGGGGCGTGTCCGAGCTGTTCTTCGGCATGACCTGGGGCGGCCCGATGAAGCACGCCTTCGCCGGCGCCCTGCACCTGGCCTGGCACCGCCGCGCCGAGCGCTTCGGCGGTGGCCGTTCCACCGGCCTCAAGCCACTGGACCTGGAAGACCCGAACGCACCACTGGGCGTGGAAAAACCGGTCGACTTCACCTGGAACCAGCTGCTCGGCTTCGACGCCTGCGTGCAGTGCGGCAAGTGTGAGGCCATGTGCCCCGCGTTCGCCGCCGGCCAGCCGTTGAACCCGAAGAAGCTCATCCAGGACATGGTCATCGGCCTGGCCGGTGGCACCGATGCACAGTTCGCTGGCAGCCCTTACCCGGGCAAGCCGGTCGGTGAGCATGGCGGCCACCCGCACCAGCCGATCGTCAACGGCTTGGTCGACGCCGAGACGTTGTGGTCGTGCACCACCTGCCGAGCCTGCGTGGAGGAGTGCCCGATGATGATCGAGCACGTCGATGCCATCGTCGACATGCGCCGTCACCTGACCCTGGAGAAGGGCGCCACCCCGAACAAGGGCGCCGAGGTGCTGGACAACCTGATCGCCACCGACAACCCCGGCGGCTTTGCCCCGGGCGGGCGGATGAACTGGGCGGCTGACCTCAACCTGAAACTGTTGTCCGACGTGAAGCGCACCGACGTGCTGTTCTGGGTCGGTGACGGTGCCTTCGATATGCGTAACCAGCGCACCTTGCGCGCGTTCGTCAAAGTGCTCAAGGCCTCGGGCGTGGACTTCGCCGTGCTCGGCCTGGAAGAGCGCGACAGTGGCGACGTGGCCCGGCGCCTGGGCGACGAGGCTACCTTCCAGCAACTGGCCAAACGCAATATCCAGACCCTGGCCAAGTACCCGTTCCAGCGCATCGTCACCTGCGACCCGCACAGCTTCCATGTGCTGAAGAACGAGTACGGCGCATTGGGCGGCGAGTACCAGGTGCAGCACCACAGCACCTATATCGCCGAACTGATTGCCGCGAACAAGCTCAACCTCGGCCAGCACAAGGGTGGCAGCGTCACCTACCACGACCCGTGCTACCTGGGCCGCTACAACGGCGAGTACGAAGCCCCGCGCGACGTGCTCAGGGCACTGGGCATCGAAGTGCGCGAGATGCAGCGTTCGGGCTTCCGTTCCCGTTGCTGCGGCGGTGGTGGCGGTGCGCCGATCACCGATATCCCCGGCAAGCAGCGCATTCCCGACATGCGCATGGACGATATCCGCGAGACCCAGGCAGAGCTGGTGGCGGTGGGTTGTCCACAGTGCACGGCGATGCTCGAGGGC
- the dgcA gene encoding dimethylglycine demethylation protein DgcA, which translates to MAFEAMFQPIQIGKLTIRNRVLSTAHAEVYATDGGMTTDRYVKYYEEKAKGGIGLAICGGSSVVAIDSPQEWWSSVNLSTDRIIPHFQNLADAMHKHGAKIMIQITHMGRRSRWDGFNWPTLMSPSGIREPVHRATCKTIEPEEIWRVIGNYAQAARRAKEGGLDGVELSAVHQHMIDQFWSPRVNKRTDEWGGTFEGRMKFGLEVLKAVRKEVGDDFCVGMRICGDEFHPDGLSHEDMKQIAAYYDATGMLDFIGVVGSGCDTHNTLANVIPNMSYPPEPFLHLAAGIKEVVKVPVLHAQNIKDPNQATRILEGGYVDMVGMTRAHIADPHLIAKIKMGQVDQIKQCVGANYCIDRQYQGLDVLCIQNAATSREYMGVPHIIEKSTGPKRKVVVVGAGPAGMEAARVAAERGHDVTVFEKKEQIGGQITIAAKAPQRDQIAGITRWYQLEFARLKVDLRLGTAADVATIQDLRPDIIVLAVGGHPFVEQNEHWGAAEGLVVSSWDVLDGKVAPGKNVLVYDTICEFTGMSTADFLADKGAQVEIVTDDIKPGVAMGGTTFPTYYRSLYPKEVIMTGDMMLEKVYREGDKLVAVLENEYTGGKEERVVDQVVIENGVRPDEQLYYALKDGSRNKGQIDVEALFAIKPQPILSQPGEGYLLYRIGDCVAQRNVHAAIYDALRLCKDF; encoded by the coding sequence ATGGCATTCGAAGCAATGTTCCAGCCGATCCAGATCGGCAAACTGACCATCCGCAACCGCGTACTCAGCACCGCGCACGCCGAGGTCTACGCCACCGACGGCGGCATGACCACCGACCGCTACGTGAAGTACTACGAAGAGAAGGCCAAGGGCGGCATCGGCCTGGCGATTTGCGGCGGCTCGTCGGTGGTGGCCATCGACAGCCCGCAGGAGTGGTGGTCGTCGGTCAACCTGTCCACCGACCGCATCATCCCGCACTTCCAGAACCTCGCCGACGCCATGCACAAGCATGGCGCCAAGATCATGATCCAGATTACCCACATGGGCCGTCGCTCACGTTGGGACGGCTTCAACTGGCCGACGCTGATGTCGCCGTCGGGTATCCGCGAACCGGTGCACCGCGCCACCTGCAAGACCATCGAACCAGAAGAGATCTGGCGGGTGATCGGCAACTATGCGCAAGCGGCGCGCCGGGCGAAGGAGGGCGGCCTGGACGGCGTCGAACTGTCGGCCGTGCACCAGCACATGATCGACCAGTTCTGGAGCCCACGGGTCAACAAGCGCACCGACGAATGGGGCGGCACCTTCGAGGGCCGCATGAAGTTCGGCCTGGAAGTGCTCAAGGCCGTGCGCAAGGAAGTCGGTGACGACTTCTGCGTGGGCATGCGCATCTGCGGCGACGAGTTCCACCCCGATGGCTTGAGCCACGAGGACATGAAACAGATCGCCGCCTACTACGACGCCACCGGCATGCTCGATTTCATCGGTGTGGTCGGCTCGGGCTGCGACACCCACAACACCCTGGCCAACGTCATCCCCAACATGAGCTACCCGCCGGAGCCTTTCCTGCACCTGGCGGCCGGCATCAAGGAAGTGGTCAAGGTCCCGGTGCTGCACGCGCAGAACATCAAGGACCCGAACCAGGCCACGCGCATCCTTGAAGGCGGCTATGTCGACATGGTCGGCATGACCCGCGCGCACATCGCCGACCCGCACCTGATCGCCAAGATCAAGATGGGCCAGGTCGACCAGATCAAGCAGTGCGTTGGCGCCAACTACTGCATCGACCGCCAGTACCAGGGCCTGGACGTGCTGTGCATCCAGAACGCCGCGACCTCCCGTGAATACATGGGTGTGCCGCATATCATCGAGAAATCCACCGGGCCGAAGCGCAAGGTGGTGGTGGTCGGCGCCGGCCCTGCCGGCATGGAGGCGGCCCGCGTCGCCGCCGAGCGTGGCCACGACGTCACCGTGTTCGAGAAGAAAGAGCAGATTGGCGGGCAGATCACCATCGCCGCCAAAGCCCCGCAACGCGACCAGATCGCCGGCATCACCCGCTGGTACCAGCTGGAGTTCGCCCGCCTGAAGGTCGACCTGCGCCTGGGCACCGCCGCCGACGTGGCGACCATCCAGGACCTGCGCCCGGACATCATCGTGCTGGCGGTGGGCGGCCATCCGTTCGTCGAGCAGAACGAGCATTGGGGCGCCGCCGAAGGGTTGGTGGTGAGCAGCTGGGACGTGCTCGACGGCAAGGTCGCGCCGGGCAAGAACGTGCTGGTGTACGACACGATCTGCGAGTTCACCGGCATGTCCACCGCCGACTTCCTGGCCGACAAGGGCGCCCAGGTGGAGATCGTCACCGACGACATCAAGCCGGGCGTGGCCATGGGCGGCACCACCTTCCCGACCTACTACCGCAGCCTGTACCCGAAGGAAGTGATCATGACCGGCGACATGATGCTGGAAAAGGTCTACCGCGAGGGCGACAAGCTGGTGGCGGTGCTCGAGAACGAGTACACCGGCGGCAAGGAAGAGCGGGTGGTCGACCAGGTGGTGATCGAGAACGGTGTACGGCCGGACGAACAGCTGTACTACGCGCTGAAGGACGGCTCGCGCAACAAGGGCCAGATCGATGTCGAGGCGCTGTTCGCCATCAAGCCGCAGCCGATTCTCAGCCAGCCGGGCGAGGGTTACCTGCTGTACCGCATCGGCGACTGCGTGGCCCAGCGCAACGTGCACGCGGCGATCTACGACGCCTTGCGGCTGTGCAAGGACTTCTGA
- a CDS encoding DUF5943 domain-containing protein: MAKIAPQLPIEVDSETGVWTSDALPMLYVPRHFFVNNHMGIEEVLGAEQYAEILYKAGYKSAWHWCEKEAECHGLEGVAVFEHYMKRLSQRGWGLFQIQDIDLDKGTCSVKLKHSAFVYVYGKCGRKVDYMFTGWFAGAMDQILAARGSSIRTVAEQVYGGSEEGHEDGLFVTKPL; encoded by the coding sequence ATGGCCAAGATCGCCCCGCAATTGCCAATCGAAGTCGACAGCGAGACCGGTGTCTGGACCAGCGACGCCCTGCCGATGCTCTACGTGCCCCGGCATTTCTTCGTCAACAACCACATGGGCATCGAGGAAGTGCTGGGCGCCGAGCAGTACGCCGAAATCCTCTACAAGGCCGGCTACAAGTCCGCCTGGCACTGGTGCGAGAAAGAAGCCGAGTGCCATGGCCTGGAAGGCGTGGCGGTGTTCGAGCACTACATGAAGCGCCTGTCCCAGCGTGGCTGGGGCCTGTTCCAGATCCAGGACATCGACCTGGATAAAGGCACCTGCAGCGTCAAGCTCAAGCACTCCGCATTCGTGTACGTCTATGGCAAGTGCGGCCGCAAGGTCGACTACATGTTCACCGGCTGGTTCGCCGGGGCCATGGACCAGATTCTCGCTGCCCGCGGCAGCTCGATCCGCACCGTGGCCGAACAGGTCTACGGCGGGTCGGAAGAAGGCCACGAAGACGGCCTGTTCGTTACGAAGCCGTTGTAA
- a CDS encoding dipeptidase: MSPAELHADSIVIDGLIIAKWNRELFEDMRKGGLTAANCTVSVWEGFKATVDNIASSQKLIRENSDLVMPVRTTADIRKAKELGKTGILFGFQNAHAFEDQIAYVDVFKQLGVGIVQMCYNTQNLVGTGCYERDGGLSGFGREIVAEMNRVGIMCDLSHVGSKTSEEVILESKKPVCYSHCLPSGLKEHPRNKSDAELKFIADHGGFVGVTMFAPFLAKGIDSTIDDYAEAIEYTMNIVGEDAIGIGTDFTQGHGQDFFEYLTHDKGYARRLTNFGKIINPLGIRTVGEFPNLTETLLKRGHSERVVRKIMGENWVNVLKDVWGE, encoded by the coding sequence ATGAGCCCAGCCGAACTTCACGCCGACAGCATCGTCATCGACGGCCTGATCATTGCCAAATGGAACCGCGAGCTGTTCGAGGACATGCGCAAGGGCGGGCTGACCGCGGCCAACTGCACGGTGTCGGTGTGGGAGGGCTTCAAGGCCACCGTCGACAACATCGCGTCCAGCCAGAAACTGATCCGCGAGAACAGCGACCTGGTGATGCCGGTGCGCACCACCGCCGACATCCGCAAGGCCAAGGAGCTGGGCAAGACCGGCATCCTCTTCGGCTTCCAGAACGCCCATGCGTTCGAGGACCAGATCGCCTATGTCGACGTGTTCAAGCAGCTCGGCGTGGGCATCGTGCAGATGTGCTACAACACCCAGAACCTGGTGGGCACCGGTTGCTACGAGCGTGATGGCGGTCTGTCGGGCTTTGGCCGCGAGATCGTCGCTGAGATGAACCGCGTCGGCATCATGTGCGACCTCTCGCACGTCGGCTCCAAGACCTCCGAAGAGGTCATCCTCGAGTCGAAGAAGCCGGTCTGCTATTCCCACTGCCTGCCCTCGGGCCTTAAAGAACACCCGCGCAACAAGTCCGATGCAGAGCTGAAGTTCATCGCCGACCACGGCGGTTTCGTCGGTGTGACCATGTTCGCGCCGTTCCTGGCCAAGGGCATCGACTCGACCATCGACGACTACGCCGAGGCCATCGAGTACACCATGAACATCGTTGGCGAGGACGCCATCGGCATCGGCACCGACTTCACCCAGGGCCATGGCCAGGACTTCTTCGAGTACCTCACCCACGACAAGGGCTACGCCCGGCGCCTGACCAACTTCGGCAAGATCATCAACCCGCTGGGCATCCGTACCGTCGGCGAGTTCCCCAACCTGACCGAAACCCTGCTCAAACGCGGCCACTCCGAACGGGTGGTGCGCAAGATCATGGGCGAAAACTGGGTCAATGTCCTGAAGGACGTCTGGGGCGAATAA
- a CDS encoding lysozyme inhibitor LprI family protein, which produces MKSMAWLVLLAVACGAQAAEEESTPCDNVESDQQGYACAAYNKQTAERELKAAYDDLIQRIRDQYADESDKAAALSAKMEAAEKLWAQLRDADCKVETYAEKPGSKAFEAAWNTCVAQRSDERSEYLQSIGQQ; this is translated from the coding sequence ATGAAATCAATGGCATGGCTGGTGCTGCTGGCCGTCGCTTGCGGCGCGCAGGCCGCCGAGGAAGAAAGCACGCCCTGCGACAACGTCGAAAGCGACCAGCAAGGCTATGCGTGCGCGGCCTACAACAAGCAGACCGCCGAGCGGGAGCTGAAGGCGGCCTACGACGACCTGATCCAGCGCATCCGCGACCAGTACGCGGACGAGAGCGACAAGGCCGCCGCCCTGAGTGCGAAGATGGAAGCGGCGGAGAAACTCTGGGCCCAGTTGCGCGACGCCGACTGCAAGGTCGAGACCTATGCCGAGAAGCCCGGTAGCAAGGCCTTCGAGGCGGCGTGGAACACCTGTGTGGCGCAGCGCAGCGACGAGCGTTCGGAATACCTGCAGTCGATCGGCCAGCAGTAG
- a CDS encoding GlxA family transcriptional regulator gives MPETIDFLLLPGFSAMGFISAIEPLRVANRFRGPLYRWRVLSLDGGAVQASNGMSVNADGVLGEGEHARLLLVVAGFEPLACHGPLLQQHLRRFDHEGVVLGGIDTGAMVLAEAGLLDGHRATLHWEALEAFKERYPRLQATQELFEIDRRRITCAGGTASIDLMLDLIAQAHGSELAVQVSEQFVLGRIRPRQDHQRMQIATRYGLRNKKLVKVIGEMERNTELPLNTQVLADAVQVTRRQLERLFRLHLDDTPSGFYLRLRLDKARQLLRQTDMSVLEVAVACGFESASYFTRCYRARFERCPREDRRLAVS, from the coding sequence ATGCCTGAAACCATCGATTTCCTGCTGCTGCCGGGTTTCTCGGCCATGGGTTTCATCAGCGCCATCGAGCCGCTGCGGGTGGCCAATCGCTTCCGTGGGCCGTTGTATCGCTGGCGCGTGCTCAGCCTGGACGGCGGCGCGGTGCAGGCGAGCAATGGCATGTCGGTGAACGCTGATGGCGTGCTGGGCGAGGGCGAGCATGCCCGGCTGTTGCTGGTGGTCGCCGGCTTCGAACCGCTGGCCTGCCATGGGCCGTTGCTACAGCAGCATTTGCGTCGCTTCGATCACGAAGGCGTGGTGCTCGGCGGTATCGACACCGGCGCCATGGTGCTCGCCGAAGCCGGCCTGCTCGACGGCCACCGCGCCACCTTGCACTGGGAGGCGCTGGAGGCGTTCAAGGAGCGCTACCCACGCTTGCAGGCCACCCAGGAACTGTTCGAGATCGACCGTCGGCGCATCACTTGCGCGGGCGGTACCGCGTCCATTGACCTGATGCTCGACCTCATCGCCCAGGCCCACGGTAGCGAGCTGGCGGTACAGGTGTCGGAGCAGTTCGTGCTCGGGCGCATCCGCCCGCGCCAGGACCACCAGCGCATGCAGATCGCCACGCGCTACGGGCTGCGCAACAAGAAGCTGGTCAAGGTGATCGGGGAGATGGAGCGCAACACCGAGCTGCCGCTGAACACCCAGGTGCTGGCCGATGCGGTGCAGGTCACCCGGCGCCAGCTGGAGCGGTTGTTCCGTCTGCACCTGGACGACACGCCCAGTGGCTTCTACCTGCGGCTGCGGCTGGACAAGGCCCGGCAGCTGTTGCGCCAGACCGACATGAGCGTGTTGGAGGTTGCGGTGGCGTGCGGGTTCGAGTCGGCGTCGTATTTCACCCGTTGTTACCGGGCGCGGTTCGAGCGGTGTCCGCGGGAGGACAGGCGGTTGGCGGTGTCATGA
- a CDS encoding 3-keto-5-aminohexanoate cleavage protein — MNHDVIITCALTGAGDTVAKSHLVPVTPKQIAESAVEAAKAGATVVHCHVRDPQTGRFSRDVNLYREVMERIREADVDIIVNLTAGMGGDLEIGPGESPMEFGPGTDLIGPLERLAHVEALLPEICTLDCGTLNFGDGNAIYVSTPAQLRAGAKRITELGVKAELEIFDTGHLWFAKQMIKEGLLDDPLFQLCLGIPWGAPADTTTMKAMVDNLPADVTWAGFGIGRMQMPMAAQAVLLGGNVRVGLEDNLYLDRGVLASNGQLVERAAQIITRMGARVLTPAEGREKMNLKRR; from the coding sequence ATGAACCACGACGTCATCATCACCTGCGCCCTCACCGGCGCCGGCGACACGGTAGCCAAGAGCCACCTGGTCCCGGTCACCCCGAAACAGATCGCCGAATCCGCTGTCGAGGCTGCCAAGGCCGGCGCCACCGTGGTCCACTGCCACGTCCGCGATCCGCAGACCGGCCGCTTCAGCCGCGACGTGAACCTCTACCGCGAGGTCATGGAGCGCATCCGCGAAGCCGACGTGGACATCATCGTCAACCTCACCGCCGGCATGGGCGGCGACCTGGAGATCGGCCCCGGCGAGTCGCCGATGGAATTCGGCCCAGGCACCGACCTGATCGGTCCGCTGGAGCGCCTGGCCCACGTCGAGGCGTTGCTGCCGGAAATCTGCACCCTCGATTGCGGCACCCTCAACTTTGGCGACGGCAATGCCATCTATGTCTCCACCCCTGCCCAACTACGCGCTGGCGCCAAGCGCATCACCGAGCTGGGCGTGAAGGCCGAGCTGGAAATCTTCGACACCGGCCACCTGTGGTTCGCCAAGCAGATGATCAAGGAAGGCCTGCTGGACGACCCGCTGTTCCAGCTGTGCCTGGGTATCCCCTGGGGCGCGCCGGCCGACACCACCACCATGAAAGCGATGGTCGACAACCTGCCGGCCGACGTGACCTGGGCCGGCTTCGGCATCGGCCGCATGCAGATGCCCATGGCTGCCCAGGCGGTGCTGCTCGGCGGCAACGTGCGGGTGGGGCTGGAAGACAACCTCTACCTGGACCGCGGCGTGCTGGCCAGTAACGGCCAGTTGGTCGAACGGGCGGCGCAAATCATCACCCGCATGGGCGCCCGCGTGCTCACCCCGGCCGAAGGCCGGGAAAAGATGAACCTCAAGCGCCGCTAA
- a CDS encoding L-carnitine dehydrogenase — MPFITDIKTFAALGSGVIGSGWVARALAHGLDVIAWDPAPGAEAALRKRIANAWPALQKQGLAPGASPDRLTFVATIEACVRDADFIQESAPERLDLKLDLHAKISAAAKPDAIIGSSTSGLLPSEFYESATHPERCVVGHPFNPVYLLPLVEIVGGRNTSPDAIEAAKTIYTALGMRPLHVRKEVPGFIADRLLEALWREALHLVNDGVASTGEIDDAIRFGAGLRWSFMGTFLTYTLAGGDAGMRHFMAQFGPALKLPWTYLPAPDLTDKLIDDVVEGTSEQLGERSIAALERYRDDTLLAVLEAVRSSKASHGMAFGD, encoded by the coding sequence ATGCCTTTCATCACCGACATCAAGACCTTCGCCGCCCTCGGTAGCGGCGTGATCGGCAGCGGCTGGGTCGCCCGCGCCCTGGCCCACGGCCTGGACGTCATCGCCTGGGACCCGGCCCCCGGCGCCGAAGCAGCCCTGCGCAAACGTATCGCCAACGCCTGGCCAGCCCTGCAGAAGCAGGGCCTGGCCCCCGGCGCATCGCCGGACCGCCTGACCTTCGTCGCCACCATCGAGGCGTGCGTGCGCGACGCCGACTTCATCCAGGAAAGCGCACCGGAACGCCTGGACCTCAAGCTCGACCTGCACGCAAAGATCAGCGCCGCCGCCAAGCCAGACGCAATCATCGGCTCCAGCACCTCGGGGCTGCTGCCCAGCGAGTTCTACGAGTCGGCCACCCACCCCGAACGCTGCGTGGTCGGCCACCCGTTCAACCCGGTGTACCTGCTGCCACTGGTGGAGATCGTCGGCGGCCGCAACACCAGCCCCGACGCCATCGAAGCGGCGAAGACCATCTACACCGCATTGGGCATGCGCCCGCTGCACGTGCGCAAGGAAGTCCCCGGCTTCATCGCCGACCGCCTGCTCGAAGCGCTGTGGCGCGAAGCCCTGCACCTGGTCAACGACGGGGTGGCCAGCACCGGCGAGATCGACGATGCAATCCGCTTCGGCGCAGGCCTGCGCTGGTCGTTCATGGGCACCTTCCTCACCTACACCCTCGCCGGTGGCGACGCCGGCATGCGCCACTTCATGGCCCAGTTCGGCCCGGCGTTGAAGCTGCCCTGGACCTACCTGCCAGCCCCGGATCTGACCGACAAGCTGATCGATGATGTGGTGGAAGGCACCTCGGAGCAACTGGGCGAACGTAGCATCGCCGCCCTGGAACGCTATCGTGATGACACCCTGCTGGCAGTACTGGAAGCGGTGCGCAGCAGCAAGGCCAGCCACGGCATGGCCTTCGGCGATTGA
- a CDS encoding thioesterase family protein, producing MPALITYRTPVQEDWVDYNGHLRDAYYLLIFSYATDALMERIGLDADARGQTGHSLFTLEAHINYLHEVKLGSEVWVQTQIIGFDRKRLHLYHSLHRAGFDEALAASEQMLLHVDLAGPKSAPFGEHSVALLQGLKDEQRDLQAPQFVGRVLGLPAG from the coding sequence ATGCCCGCTCTGATCACCTACCGAACCCCAGTCCAGGAGGACTGGGTGGATTACAACGGGCATCTGCGCGATGCCTACTACCTGCTGATCTTCAGTTATGCCACCGATGCGCTGATGGAGCGCATCGGCCTGGATGCCGACGCCCGTGGGCAGACAGGACACTCGTTATTCACCCTGGAGGCACACATCAACTACCTGCACGAGGTGAAGCTCGGTAGCGAGGTGTGGGTGCAGACGCAGATCATCGGTTTCGACAGGAAGCGCCTGCATCTGTACCACAGCCTGCATCGGGCAGGGTTCGACGAGGCGCTGGCAGCCAGTGAGCAGATGTTGCTGCATGTGGACCTGGCAGGGCCGAAGTCGGCGCCGTTCGGGGAGCATAGTGTTGCCTTGTTGCAAGGACTGAAGGATGAGCAGCGTGATCTGCAGGCACCGCAATTTGTCGGGCGTGTACTGGGGTTACCTGCTGGCTGA
- a CDS encoding GlxA family transcriptional regulator, translated as MTSYTSGTPTQNRTAPQSIGFLLLDNFTLISLASAVEPLRMANQLSGRELYRWHTLTVDGGQVWASDGLQITPDAAMHNAPPMDTVIVCGGVGIQRTVTREHVTWLQAQARQSRRLGAVCTGSWALACAGLLDGFDCSVHWECLAAMQEAYPRVNMSTRLFTLDRNRFTSSGGTAPLDMMLHLISRDHGRELSAAISEMFVYERIRNEQDHQRVPLKHMLGTNQPKLQEIVALMEANLEEPIDLDELAVYVAVSRRQLERLFQKYLHCSPSRYYLKLRLIRARQLLKQTPMSIIEVASVCGFVSTPHFSKCYREYFGIPPRDERVGSNTTQQVAMMPIPQAMALSPHSGPMAALSQARNESTFASVRL; from the coding sequence ATGACGTCGTACACCTCCGGGACCCCAACCCAGAACCGCACAGCACCCCAGTCCATCGGCTTTCTCCTGCTGGACAACTTCACCCTGATCTCGCTGGCGTCAGCCGTCGAACCGCTGCGCATGGCCAACCAGCTGTCCGGCCGCGAGCTGTACCGCTGGCACACGCTGACCGTCGACGGTGGCCAGGTGTGGGCCAGCGATGGTTTGCAGATCACCCCCGATGCCGCCATGCACAATGCTCCGCCCATGGACACCGTGATCGTCTGCGGTGGCGTGGGCATCCAGCGCACGGTCACCCGTGAGCATGTCACCTGGCTGCAGGCCCAGGCCCGCCAGTCGCGTCGCCTGGGCGCGGTGTGCACCGGCAGCTGGGCGCTGGCCTGCGCCGGGCTGCTCGACGGCTTCGATTGCAGCGTGCACTGGGAATGCCTGGCGGCGATGCAGGAGGCCTACCCGCGGGTGAACATGAGCACCCGCCTGTTCACCCTCGACCGCAACCGCTTCACCAGCTCCGGCGGGACCGCGCCGCTGGACATGATGCTGCACCTGATCAGCCGCGATCATGGCCGCGAGCTGTCGGCGGCGATCTCCGAGATGTTCGTCTACGAGCGCATCCGCAACGAGCAGGATCACCAGCGTGTACCGCTCAAGCACATGCTGGGCACCAACCAGCCGAAGCTGCAGGAAATCGTCGCGCTGATGGAAGCGAACCTGGAAGAGCCGATCGACCTGGACGAACTGGCGGTGTACGTGGCGGTGTCGCGGCGCCAGCTCGAGCGCCTGTTCCAGAAGTACCTGCACTGCTCGCCGTCGCGCTACTACCTCAAGCTGCGCCTGATCCGCGCGCGGCAGTTGCTCAAGCAGACGCCGATGTCGATCATCGAGGTGGCGTCGGTGTGCGGCTTTGTTTCCACGCCGCACTTCTCCAAGTGCTACCGCGAGTACTTCGGCATTCCGCCGCGTGACGAGCGCGTGGGCTCGAACACCACGCAGCAGGTGGCGATGATGCCGATCCCGCAGGCCATGGCCCTGTCGCCGCACAGCGGGCCGATGGCGGCGCTGAGCCAGGCGCGCAACGAGTCGACCTTTGCCAGCGTGAGGCTCTGA